Genomic DNA from Fusarium keratoplasticum isolate Fu6.1 chromosome 2, whole genome shotgun sequence:
TCCAGAAAGATTTGTCGCTCTGCCCCTGCTCCCGGCGTTTTGGGATGTTGGCAGCTAATCTCTACGAGAACGATCCTTTCAAAGTCTTGGTTTATATGAGTTGGCATTTGCAATCTAGAGTCAAAGggttttttcctttttttcttatctatttatttaaaagTCTTTCCTCTCTCGTGTAGAAAAGAATTCCTGTCACTCATTTTTCTCTCACACACTCTCTCTTTCATTCCCACTTCCCGTGTCTTGGACTTTTTGACTCTCTTCTCTACACAGTCTCTccactcactcactcactgCCACCAAACTTCTTTGTCTCTCTTATCAAATACCCGCCAACCCCCCTCGAGCCGCGTGCCGGGTTTCTCCTCTCAacctctctcttttctttgtcttctcTAGAAGCGAGTCTAGAAGCTTGTTATTACCGTCTTTCCCGCCTTGCTGTCAAATTTAAAAGAAACAACTTGCTTCTTTCATCCACTTCTCAGCTGGTCTCTTTTTCTATTGAACCTGTGCGTCAAGACACACACATCACTTCGattttgcttctttctcgCCGGCTCTAGAACGTCCAGCCTCGCTTCCGTCGATCGATAATTCCTCCCCCCAAGAGTCTGCAGGCAGATGTTGTTGTCTGTATAAAAGCAAACACAATCCTTCTCTTCGACCTTCTAGAAGAACTACGACACACCAGGCCTTGATGGGATCCGCAGTGCTCGCCTCTTCCCCGGAAAGAGACCCCCGGTGCTTTCAACTACCCTTTACTCGCCTTCGAACTGTTAGAGCCAAGATGCACGTGTCGGACGATCTTCAGACGCTTTGCTCGCGAGTTCACGCCATTGTTCGGCGGcgaaaggagaagaggacgaTGCAGATTGTGAGTCTACCTGCGGTATTGGACTCGATTATGCCGTGTTACTGACTGTCCTTGTTAGTCTGAACCGTTCAACTTTGAAAAGAACCCCGTCCATCTGCCGGGTCTGTCCGAGGAGCAGTAAGCATACACAATCCACAACACCACATCTCCATCTCTAACATTCACATCTAGACTCGTCATGCTCCGTGAAAAAGAGGCCGCCAGCCGCATCGGCATCGCAGACCCATgcactcctcctcgagcccCTCGCTCTCCCGTCTCGACGTCGAGCCTCTTTTCCCATCCGGTCCGACCTCCCATCAAGTCGGTCCTCACGTCCAACTCTGTCTCGTCGACCGAGAGCCTGCAGTGAAGAAACACAGCCTCAGCAGGATCGTGTTGTTATTGTTTGTTATTTGTTGCTTTTTAAAGAATGGGGGGCGTCACTGTTGGTTTGGGAACACGTATTTGACAACTGCAGGTGGCATGGATCCCCTTGTACGATATAAACTAGATGGATACGGATATGGATGCCTGGGATTCGCATCTCGAAACAAACAAAGGCAcggaaaggaaaggaaggaaggcGAAAATGTGTTACTTGTCCATCATACCTGGAGTATAATGTAATTTCTGCTTTTACCCATCCAAGCCACCACCTGGAATGTGAATGAAACGTGGTGAGAACACCAAGGCAACAATGTTTCATTTCGGCTTCTGAGACTTGacctctctctttttcttcagTCAGACCAACATGGCTCCCCCACGTCAGCTCTGCTTTCAGACCCAGCCTGCGTACACGTCGAGGCTCTCGGATCGGACACCTTGCATCTCACCCTTGACCGCCAggagcttgaccttggtgccCTTGTCCTGAGCCCACCGCTTCAGAAACTCCTCGACCCGTTGCTTggtctcctcgtcgtccctCATCAGTAGTGCCACGGCGTCGAAGCCACCAGCACCCGGGACAACGCCGCCGTAGACGCCCTCGACGGTGCTTAGGCCGTCGATGAGCTCCGTCTGGCTCTCGGGCTCGATGGGCACCTCGCTCGCGTCGCCCATCTTCCTGATCAGCTCCCTCACCGCCGCGATTCTGCTTGGCAGCTGCTCGACATCGCCAGCGTTGAGCGTCGCGATGAACTGCTCGTTCCTCCGCTGAAGCTCATCCCAGAGCTCCTTGGAAGCCTCCGGGTTCTGGGCCTTCCACGCCAGCACCTTCTTGACCATGCCGACCGTCTTGCTTCCGCAGTCGACATCGCACATGCGCAGCACTACGCCCTTGGGCATGATGACGGCgtccttgaggatctcgacatCCCACTCGGACTCACCGTCGACCAGCTTCACCAGCGCATCCGCGAACCCGGCGGCTCCAGGCTCGGGGATCTTGCTCAGTGTGGCCGGCGAGAAGCGCCTATACCTGCAGGACCCGTAGACGGCCGTCGCCACGTCAAAGCCGGACCCGACCTTGCCCTGCGCAGCGCAGTGAGCCGCCTGCGCCAGGTTGTGCAGCGTCCGCCTGCCCTTGTCCGAGTCAATGTCGAAGAGGTCTCGGGGAAGGTAGTGAGCCAGGAGGGACGCCGTCAGCGAGGTGACGAGGGCGGCCGACGAGCCCAGGCCCGTCTTGTTGGCCTCGCCCAGAGTCACGGGGAACCTGGCGAAGCGGCCACCCTTGGAGCCCTTGACCTCCGAGTGGGAGTAGTAGTCATTGTCcgcgaggatgatgaggcgGGCAGACGTCATGCTGTGGGTGGGCCGCTGGCCAGCGACGCGGTCAATGTAGGTGAGTGCGTAGCTGAGGGTTGTCTCGACAAATGGATTGGGGTTGATCTTGGCTCCGCTACAGAAGAGTGAGTAATGAGATGAACTTCATCTCTTAGAAGCCAAATTGCCAGGGCTCTCACTTACACCTGCAATTGAGTCACCTTGATGCcgccgccctcctcggccaggTGGTATCCGTACCTCCACTGCGCCTCGAGGAACTGCGGGctgtcgacgacgatctcGGTCAGCTGCACCCCAGGCGTCGTGTGAATCTCGCCcgcgatgatgttgatgcgcGCGTCCAGCCCAAACACAAACGCCGTGTACTGCTGGTCGAGCACCAGATACCCGCCTGCCAGGAAGACCTTGCCCGGGGCGGACACGGCGACGGTGGGGTTGCGGGTGGACATGCTGGGCGGCAGGTATGTATATACAGTTATATACAGTCGATGGAGAGAGGCAAagagaaggacaagacgTTCAATTGGGGCTGACGCTCAATGGCTCCGTGAGTTGTGAGCTCTTTTAACTTATAGTCCGGGAAGAATCGTAGACGCCTGGCGGGGcatcctcatctcatcagcTTCCTTCCTACTCGTACAGTGCATGTGAGAGGTTTCCACACATGACCCACACTATCATCTAAGCACACTCAGAGTCCCGACAGACCGTGTCCTAAGCATTGCTTCTATTCCAAGGCACAACCATGATCCAATCAGAATACGCAACAGCAAGGCTTCACTCTTTATCAGTCAACTGTTTGACCCGATCATGATGCTAGCCTCACGTCATTATCGCTACATACAGGAACTTAGCATCACCCCTCAACTTGTGCAATCTCCAATCAGTCTCATCATCACTTTGCAAACGACTTGGCTTGTTTGATCATTGTCATTTCTTCCTTTATAGGTAGATACGTAAATATTGTTGGTACAAGCAGCAGGACCCTTTGCTCTGCTTTCCCTTGACCAATTCTTCCCAGGTGGCCTCCTTTATCCgttcctttcccttcccaTCCCCTGTCCCCTGACCTGACCTGCCTCGTTCCCTGCTCTTTTGGTCCATTCATGCTGCAGACATGTAGTTTTCCCTTTCTTGGAGTGGTGATGTTCTATCAGGGAACGTCCGGCCCCAAATCCAATCATTCAAAGGCCAACGCTCCGTATCAAGACCCATTTTGTTTCCCCAAACGCCGTTCCAATCAACCAGTTCGAGGGCCACCAGCCTCTTGAACTTCATCCTAATATCCCCGATAATAAAAACCCACCCAACCTCCAACCAGTACAACGGGGTATCAAGCAGATTGCGCCAATTCAACAAAGAAAACAATTCCCGATCCCACAACCATTCACACTGACATCATGCAACAAAAACATGCTTTACTCGGCAGTAGCAGTCTCCTGGccaccaccaagaagctcgagaaccTTGTTGACGACAGCGCTGGGGTAGCCGCGCGTGAGCATCTCGCCCACGACACCCTTGGCTTGCTCCCGCTGCTCAACAGCCAGGAAAGCCCGGGTCATGGCCTCGTACGTGCTCGGCTCGCGCTTCTCCCGACCGACGGTATCATAGATGCTCTGGGccttctcaatcttcttctcagcgGCCCAGCCATGGATCAGAGTGTTGGCAATGTAGGGGGTGAGCTCAACGCCCTTGCGTCGCATCTGCTCCAGGACAGACTCGGTAGCAGCAACCTGGTGGTTGGCAACCATAGCCTCGAACAGAGCCTGATACAGGCTGGCGCTGACGGGAACCAGACCCTCCTTGAGAACCGAATCAAACATATTACGGGCGCCTTCCATGTCGTGCATCACACAGCCCCTTGCGTGGATGAGAGAGGCATAGTGAACAGGCTCGACACGCTGGCCAGAGGTGCGGATCATGCCAAgcacctcctcagccgcaGACATATCAACGGGCTCGAGAGTAGCGTGAGTATCAACCAGAAGCTTATAAGTGTGGGCAGTGGGAGCAATTCCCTTGACCTTCATGCGCTCGTAGTAAGCCAGAACCTTGGACTTGTCAcgcttggtggtgaggaagAACTGCATCATGCTGTTGTAGGGAGCGGGGCGAGCCTTGTAGTTGGGcatggcctccatctcatcaaacAGCTCCTCAGCAAACTTCTCATCACTCACTCGGCAGAGAGCATTGACAATGGTACCGTAGGTGACCGAAGTAGGCTTGATTCCAAGAGCCCTCATCTCAGCAAAGTAGAAGAGGCAGTCGTCGATGCGGCGGGCCTTTCCAAGCTTGCCAATCAGAGCATTGTACAGGAACGAGCTGGGCTCAACaccctcagccttggcacgGTGGAAGATCCGGACAGCCTCAGAAGCCTCGTCGAAAGTCTTGGTCGAGTCCttgagggtggtgatgtAGAGACCGAAAGTGTTAGCAGAAGGTGTAGCGCCCATTTCCAGAAGCTCCTGATGGAACTGCTCAGCCCGTCCTCGGTTACCCATGGTCAGGCAAGCGCCGACCATAGCATCGAGGATACTGGACCAACCGTAACGGACAACAGCGTACTGGGGCATGAGAGGCATATCAGTTCGGGCCATGGCGAGGATGTCGTGGCACAGGTCAATCTTGCCATCACGGGCAGCGGCAGAGATCAGCTTGGCGTAGGTAATGTAACGGGGGTGTCGGCCAGCACGTCGCATGTTTCGGAATCGGTTGAGAGCATCACTGAGACGAGGTCCCTTGCGGCCGTGGTTGCCCTCCAAATCGTCAGCAATAAGGGAAGAACCCTTGAAGTCGGTGTTGTGGGCGTATGGGTCGTAAGTATCCTCGAAGCTGGAAACGCTGGGGGTCGACAGGAAGGGAGAGGCGGACAAATTCTGCTGAGGGAAGCTCGAGACCTGGGAAGCAGCTTCGCGAGGATCAGTGATTCCTCGGCTTTCCATGTACCGTGAGATAAACTCGGCGCCCTCGTCAATCTCTTCGGCAAGGTGAGACTGGGGATCGGACACTGAGGATCGGATTCGCTGGAACATCATCTCGGACTGAGCCAGGCCCTCGGCCACTTGACCGGAGCCAATCAAGGCGACGGCATACATGGCGGTGGGCTCAATGAAAGCAGAAGTGGCCTGCATCTCAGGGTTGCTGAGAGCCTGCCAGTACTTGGTGGCACTGGCGACATCGCCCTCTCGCACACTCATGGCCAGAAGAGCGGTCGCCGGAGTGGCCAGATCCTCAAAGTGGGTAGGAATACCGGTGTAGGCGGCGACAGCGGTAGCCTTGTCATCCTTGTCAGCGGCAATGGTGGCAATCTCGCCCATGGCCTTCGCACGAGACTCGGCCTCTACGGCCTGAGCCCAGTGGAAGGCCTCCTGGTAGATACCTCGGGTAATGAAACCCTTGACAAAGCCGGTGGTGACCAAAGCATCCTTGATGTCAGCAGCACGAACACCATACTCGTCAACAatcttcttgaagaacttcATAGCACCCTCAATCTTGTCGGTCACCACATAGGCGTTGATGACCGCGGCGTAGACCTCGGCATCGAGTCGGTCATGAAGGGTATCGCGTCCTTCATCGTGAGCAATGGCCAGGTTGCGGTACTCGTTGTAGCATTCGACAGCACTGATCAGGTCGCCAGACGAGGCGAAGGCAGTGATCATGGTGGGGAAGACCGCTGCGAAGGGGACGGTCTGATTGGCCTCCATGTGCTCGAAGAGACGGAGCATATCGGCAACGCGACCAGCCTTTGCACAGGCAGTGATCAGCTGATGGTAAGTCTCGGCCGAGTACTCGGCAGCGTCGGTGTCAACCGAGGTGTCGAACAGCTTGATGGCAAGATCGAGCCGGTCGTCCTCGCAGAGAATAGCATGCTCAAGCTCGTGGGATCCAAGCATGAACTTGCCAGGCTCATCCATTCCACCGAATCGAGCACGCTTGTCCTCCAGGATAGCCTTCAGCTCGGCCACCTCGAGGCATCGGGAGGCCAGAAGACCAACGAGAATGTTGAAGGTGTCGGCATCAGGCGACACCCTCCTTCGGAGCATGTCAGCGTAGACATCGAGAGCCTTGGAGACAatctcaatcttcttgatcgGGATGTGAATAGCggccaggaggagggcgtTGTAAGCACCAGCAATGGGCTGGACGCCAGTGGCCAGCATGGCCTCGAAGACAGCCGGGATCTCAGCATATCGACCACCCTCAGCGAGCTTGTGGAGGTGGTCGGCGTAAGACTGTGACTGAGGGTCGGCCGGCGGGGTGGCACTGCGAGCGACACTCGCGGGAGTTCGCGACCTTTCAACCACAGGAGATCGTGACTCAAAGTCAAGAGCAGAAGCTGGTCGTCCCGCAGCGACGGCATTCTCAGCCGCCTCTTGGAGACTTCGCGCCTCAATCTCTCGCTCGAGGGCAGCATCAATGTGGGCGAGAGCCGCCTGGTCCTCAAGGAAGAGGTTGgacctctcctcctcctcgatcaATGCCTGTTCAACATCCTGGGCAGACGCCTTATCCTTGGTGAGAATGGAGGCCGCGGTGGGCTTCCACTCAATGCGCTTAGGAAAGTCGAATTGGGTCCATTCGGCATCGACTTCACCGGTGGCCTGCTGGTGCTGCAAGGCCTCGAAGTAGGCGTCTAAACCTCCATGGTTCTCGGGACGGTGCTCAACGGCGGGGAGGCCCGAGGTTGCTGTTCGCTCAGTGTGGAAGGCGGAGTGAAGCTGGAGGTTAGAGAAGCGGCCAAGGCGGTTGGTCTTTCGTCGAACAAAGACGGGTCGGTTCTGCGAATTGAGGACGTGAGGGTGAGTGGCGGCAACTAGTGATTGAGCGTAGCCGTGTGTGGTGATCGACTTGGCGAATGTTGATCCTTGACGGACGAAATTCGAGTAAAGGGAGGAGTATATGGTGGGCATTTAGAAGACACCTGGCGGGGGAGAGGACTGCGGAGCCTCTACATCAGTAACAGGAACCAGAGGGGAAAGAAAGCAAGCAATGAAGCTGCGTCTCGAGTATAGTGAAACGCCATTGAGTGTTGTGCCTGAGGAAGAGCAAAAGCCGGAATCACGTCGAACGATTATGAGATCGTGGTCGGGCCATGAGATCTCGGTGGGCGCGCGGAGAGGGAAGTGGTGTGGTGGACCAGCGGAGAATGAGAATGCACAACAAGAAAAACCACTTGACTTACATTAGAGGGAAGAAATGATTAACGATTGCAGGTTCATTTGACAGCTCCCAAGCCGTCAAACAAACGCGCAGGCCAGAATAGGGAAGGAATTGTagaggggaggaagaaagagCAAAAATGTGAAGGAAAAGAATTCAAGAAATGGCTGGAGGCAGATCGAAGAAAAAAGTGTTCGTCTAGGATTGTTTGACCTGCTggtggaggacgaggatgtgGGATTCGGCATGGACCCGGGCCTCGGGGACGGGGGGGCGGCTgcctttttttctttgcctGAGGGTGCGGTGTGGATACAGAAAGCTACGTACCTACCACGGTAAATGGCAGCTGCGATCGAGGTTGCGACAAAATGGATGCGTCAGAAGGCAAGAGGGAGGTCGCCGAGTGTGGGGAAGTCTCTTCAAACCCGCCCTACAACCGACAGCTTTACAGTGGACGACTCACGCTGCCACCACCCAAGGTGAGCTCCCTCCGCAGCGGGCTAGACCGCTACGACGCCGGCCGGGCAGTTTTTTTCTGTCCGCCGTCGATGATGTCTGCGCGGCCTTTTCGGGGCGCGGAGTTAGGGTGACGGGCGTTGGctgcggcggaggcggcggcttGTGTGCGTACAGAAGACCCCGCTGTGGCCCTTCTGTGGGTGTGTCGACAGGGGGGTTCCTCTGCTGTGGGTGGGCTCGGAGACAAGGCGTTCAGCGGGCGAGGTTCTGGAATGACTCAAGCCGTTGTTGTACCTGGTTCGTCGCTTTGGTGTTGATCATCCTCCGCCTTTTTTTCTGTTACCTTGATAAGCTCCCTAGAGCTCCCGAAGAACAGTTTCTGGCAGGTCAAGTGCTTCTTGTCAGGGCGCGGGGGAAAAGGCGGCCATGGATCAATTCCACTTTGATGGACTGGACTGCAATGGACGCTTGGATGCCCATGCTAGGTCTCTGCGTGCATGCAGACGAGCATCCtagagagagaaagaggatCCTGGTTATCAGAAGGAATCGGTTGGAAGGGCGTCGTTGCCTCTTGTCCCTCGGCCTATCACCTTTCACCGAATCCTATCACCGGTGGATTTTAGTCGGCATGCAACAATTTTTTCTCGCTgtgttgcttgcttgcttttaGGACGATCTCTGTCAATTGCTTTTTCTCCATAGGATCCCCCAGTCAAATGCAGCGCAGCACGCACTTTGCGCCAGAAACCACGCACACGTGAAATTGATTTGATCCTGATATCTCTGTCCTCTGCTTGGTGGTTGAAAAGGTCCCCACGCACGCGACCTACCTTACTACGTAGGCTCCCAGGCCACAACATGGCATGCGCGTAAAATGACGACAAATTGCAACGGCTGGACGGCACGCCCTCTTGCTTGACTCTTGATCCCTTTGACAGTTACAGTACGCAGGTCCATCCTTCAGGGCCCAGGATGCCGGAGTCGAGCACGCATCATC
This window encodes:
- a CDS encoding Phosphomevalonate kinase, with amino-acid sequence MSTRNPTVAVSAPGKVFLAGGYLVLDQQYTAFVFGLDARINIIAGEIHTTPGVQLTEIVVDSPQFLEAQWRYGYHLAEEGGGIKVTQLQVGAKINPNPFVETTLSYALTYIDRVAGQRPTHSMTSARLIILADNDYYSHSEVKGSKGGRFARFPVTLGEANKTGLGSSAALVTSLTASLLAHYLPRDLFDIDSDKGRRTLHNLAQAAHCAAQGKVGSGFDVATAVYGSCRYRRFSPATLSKIPEPGAAGFADALVKLVDGESEWDVEILKDAVIMPKGVVLRMCDVDCGSKTVGMVKKVLAWKAQNPEASKELWDELQRRNEQFIATLNAGDVEQLPSRIAAVRELIRKMGDASEVPIEPESQTELIDGLSTVEGVYGGVVPGAGGFDAVALLMRDDEETKQRVEEFLKRWAQDKGTKVKLLAVKGEMQGVRSESLDVYAGWV